Proteins encoded together in one Apis cerana isolate GH-2021 linkage group LG4, AcerK_1.0, whole genome shotgun sequence window:
- the LOC108000833 gene encoding coiled-coil domain-containing protein 170 isoform X2 — MSSEEETKEIRETTKEGKETAEEDLQIFETLCISSPGKEEAMTHDLTTTLRSEIAALEYKRDRLMSELQEAKNIARSRDQRVVELQLEADQLREQAARQNSIVSSLKKRIQESEERERNLYAAQGRSEIALQGLQRDSRYHEEKVRECEKRIRQLEQEALDERESKERARSSFQEFAGKLAGALTVEYREPVHPSAELVSQKVEELVQEASRLRARNTGVEAQMAALEVELRGCRDALDRAVAEKEQLQRQMSSQSVDLDRLKQDKECLEMRYRVAERELNELRDKLISANRSISTASGNISSQEALIGQLREDLMQREEKCQRVQTDYRHFLESLAVLVSGPNRFIESQENAIKDRVREILAESKDQALTIQSLREKVNTAAESASRQSELIEATVAKTRSLDAERLELEGKVRKMEAQLTDCELAKERSRRDKQTFVTFLDRLGKAMQMDEITEEMGIDLQTESLLVRGEQLARLESDKLVDKTSVVYQLQRRVRTLREQLQRRDLHLDLLRRKLSLQEESVKMKSLLQNERDEACLRAKKLSKQTDRLQAQILEERSRNRELSAQLTEAADYKIAALERSRKIDELQKRLVESEMLRTRYSRKLSMLKEQMRSATETVEQERSISDHSLQLLRDELAQVKQNLSEVTKRESQLQSFRVSVTKLLSEPICTPDYEIISRLQKMVAAHRDFTMISRRYEEPLETSPSRCTSIHAMHPPRSPGCARYEDNGFADPPDLRDIEDEFNKRPVRSSLLP, encoded by the exons aTGTCGAGCGAggaagaaacgaaggaaatcAGGGAGACgacgaaagaaggaaaggagacTGCCGAAGAGGATTTGCAGATATTCGAAACGCTTTGTATATCGTCGCCCGGAAAG GAAGAGGCGATGACCCACGACTTAACGACCACGTTGAGGAGCGAGATAGCAGCCCTCGAATATAAACGGGACAGGCTGATGTCCGAG CTCCAAGAGGCTAAGAACATCGCGAGATCCCGGGATCAACGAGTTGTGGAACTGCAACTGGAAGCTGATCAACTTCGCGAGCAAGCGGCCAGGCAGAATTCCATCGTTTCGAGTTTAAAGAAACGCATACAG GAATCAGAGGAGCGAGAGAGGAATCTTTACGCCGCCCAAGGGAGGAGCGAGATCGCGTTGCAAGGCTTGCAACGAGACTCGAGGTATCACGAGGAAAAGGTTCGAGAATGCGAGAAGAGGATACGGCAATTGGAGCAGGAGGCACTGGACGAGAGGGAATCGAAGGAGCGGGCCCGTTCCAGTTTTCAG GAGTTCGCCGGAAAATTGGCGGGCGCGTTGACCGTCGAGTACCGGGAGCCCGTCCATCCAAGCGCCGAGTTGGTGAGCCAAAAGGTGGAGGAGTTGGTGCAGGAGGCGAGCCGGCTTCGGGCGAGGAACACGGGCGTTGAGGCGCAGATGGCAGCTCTGGAGGTGGAGTTGAGGGGGTGCAGGGACGCTTTGGACCGGGCAGTGGCCGAGAAGGAACAGCTACAACGCCAGATGTCCTCCCAATCGGTCGATTTGGATCGTTTGAAACAG GACAAGGAGTGCCTCGAGATGCGATACAGGGTCGCTGAGAGGGAATTGAACGAGTTGAGGGATAAGTTGATCAGCGCGAACAGAAGCATAAGCACGGCCAGCGGGAATATATCGAGTCAGGAGGCGTTGATCGGCCAGTTACGAG AAGATTTGATGCagcgagaagaaaaatgtCAGCGGGTGCAAACCGACTATCGACACTTTTTGGAATCGTTGGCGGTGCTGGTCAGCGGGCCGAACAGATTCATCGAGTCGCAGGAAAACGCGATTAAGGACCGCGTTAGGGAGATCCTGGCCGAGAGCAAAGATCAGGCCCTT ACTATTCAAAGTCTTCGCGAGAAGGTGAACACGGCTGCGGAATCAGCGAGCCGACAGAGCGAACTGATCGAGGCGACAGTGGCCAAGACGCGAAGCTTGGATGCAGAGCGGTTGGAATTGGAGGGGAAAGTTCGAAAGATGGAGGCCCAGTTGACCGATTGCGAGCTGGCCAAGGAACGTTCTCGAAGGGACAAGCAAACg TTCGTCACGTTCTTGGACAGGTTAGGAAAAGCGATGCAAATGGACGAGATCACCGAGGAAATGGGCATCGATCTGCAAACGGAATCGCTGTTGGTGCGAGGCGAGCAATTGGCCAGATTGGAGAGCGACAAGCTGGTGGACAAG ACGTCGGTGGTCTATCAACTGCAACGCCGCGTGAGGACGCTACGAGAACAATTGCAGCGCAGAGATCTTCACTTGGATCTTCTTCGTAGAAAATTATCGCTCCAAGAAGAGAGCGTTAAGATGAAATCGTTGCTCCAAAATGAAAGGGACGAAGCGTGCCTCAG GGCGAAGAAGTTGTCGAAGCAAACGGATCGTTTGCAGGCGCAAATTTTGGAGGAGAGATCGAGGAATCGAGAATTAAGCGCACAATTGACGGAGGCCGCTGATTACAAG ATAGCCGCTTTAGAGCGGAGTCGAAAGATCGACGAGCTTCAAAAACGATTGGTGGAGAGCGAAATGCTGAGGACACGATACTCGAGAAAATTGAGCATGTTGAAGGAACAAATGAGAAGCGCAACCGAGACCGTCGAACAAGAGAGATCCATCAGCGATCACTCGTTGCAATTGCTCAGGGACGAGTTGGCGCAGGTTAAGCAAAATCTTTCCGAAGTTACGAAAAGGGAATCCCAA TTGCAAAGCTTTCGAGTATCCGTGACGAAATTATTGTCGGAACCGATCTGCACGCCCGATTACGAGATAATTTCGCGATTGCAGAAAATGGTAGCGGCCCATCGCGA
- the LOC108000833 gene encoding coiled-coil domain-containing protein 170 isoform X1, translated as MSSEEETKEIRETTKEGKETAEEDLQIFETLCISSPGKEEAMTHDLTTTLRSEIAALEYKRDRLMSELQEAKNIARSRDQRVVELQLEADQLREQAARQNSIVSSLKKRIQESEERERNLYAAQGRSEIALQGLQRDSRYHEEKVRECEKRIRQLEQEALDERESKERARSSFQEFAGKLAGALTVEYREPVHPSAELVSQKVEELVQEASRLRARNTGVEAQMAALEVELRGCRDALDRAVAEKEQLQRQMSSQSVDLDRLKQDKECLEMRYRVAERELNELRDKLISANRSISTASGNISSQEALIGQLREDLMQREEKCQRVQTDYRHFLESLAVLVSGPNRFIESQENAIKDRVREILAESKDQALTIQSLREKVNTAAESASRQSELIEATVAKTRSLDAERLELEGKVRKMEAQLTDCELAKERSRRDKQTFVTFLDRLGKAMQMDEITEEMGIDLQTESLLVRGEQLARLESDKLVDKHTTPLPRIRRERSFHAILPTVKQTSVVYQLQRRVRTLREQLQRRDLHLDLLRRKLSLQEESVKMKSLLQNERDEACLRAKKLSKQTDRLQAQILEERSRNRELSAQLTEAADYKIAALERSRKIDELQKRLVESEMLRTRYSRKLSMLKEQMRSATETVEQERSISDHSLQLLRDELAQVKQNLSEVTKRESQLQSFRVSVTKLLSEPICTPDYEIISRLQKMVAAHRDFTMISRRYEEPLETSPSRCTSIHAMHPPRSPGCARYEDNGFADPPDLRDIEDEFNKRPVRSSLLP; from the exons aTGTCGAGCGAggaagaaacgaaggaaatcAGGGAGACgacgaaagaaggaaaggagacTGCCGAAGAGGATTTGCAGATATTCGAAACGCTTTGTATATCGTCGCCCGGAAAG GAAGAGGCGATGACCCACGACTTAACGACCACGTTGAGGAGCGAGATAGCAGCCCTCGAATATAAACGGGACAGGCTGATGTCCGAG CTCCAAGAGGCTAAGAACATCGCGAGATCCCGGGATCAACGAGTTGTGGAACTGCAACTGGAAGCTGATCAACTTCGCGAGCAAGCGGCCAGGCAGAATTCCATCGTTTCGAGTTTAAAGAAACGCATACAG GAATCAGAGGAGCGAGAGAGGAATCTTTACGCCGCCCAAGGGAGGAGCGAGATCGCGTTGCAAGGCTTGCAACGAGACTCGAGGTATCACGAGGAAAAGGTTCGAGAATGCGAGAAGAGGATACGGCAATTGGAGCAGGAGGCACTGGACGAGAGGGAATCGAAGGAGCGGGCCCGTTCCAGTTTTCAG GAGTTCGCCGGAAAATTGGCGGGCGCGTTGACCGTCGAGTACCGGGAGCCCGTCCATCCAAGCGCCGAGTTGGTGAGCCAAAAGGTGGAGGAGTTGGTGCAGGAGGCGAGCCGGCTTCGGGCGAGGAACACGGGCGTTGAGGCGCAGATGGCAGCTCTGGAGGTGGAGTTGAGGGGGTGCAGGGACGCTTTGGACCGGGCAGTGGCCGAGAAGGAACAGCTACAACGCCAGATGTCCTCCCAATCGGTCGATTTGGATCGTTTGAAACAG GACAAGGAGTGCCTCGAGATGCGATACAGGGTCGCTGAGAGGGAATTGAACGAGTTGAGGGATAAGTTGATCAGCGCGAACAGAAGCATAAGCACGGCCAGCGGGAATATATCGAGTCAGGAGGCGTTGATCGGCCAGTTACGAG AAGATTTGATGCagcgagaagaaaaatgtCAGCGGGTGCAAACCGACTATCGACACTTTTTGGAATCGTTGGCGGTGCTGGTCAGCGGGCCGAACAGATTCATCGAGTCGCAGGAAAACGCGATTAAGGACCGCGTTAGGGAGATCCTGGCCGAGAGCAAAGATCAGGCCCTT ACTATTCAAAGTCTTCGCGAGAAGGTGAACACGGCTGCGGAATCAGCGAGCCGACAGAGCGAACTGATCGAGGCGACAGTGGCCAAGACGCGAAGCTTGGATGCAGAGCGGTTGGAATTGGAGGGGAAAGTTCGAAAGATGGAGGCCCAGTTGACCGATTGCGAGCTGGCCAAGGAACGTTCTCGAAGGGACAAGCAAACg TTCGTCACGTTCTTGGACAGGTTAGGAAAAGCGATGCAAATGGACGAGATCACCGAGGAAATGGGCATCGATCTGCAAACGGAATCGCTGTTGGTGCGAGGCGAGCAATTGGCCAGATTGGAGAGCGACAAGCTGGTGGACAAG CACACCACCCCCTTGCCGAGGATTCGGCGCGAGCGATCCTTCCACGCCATTCTTCCCACTGTGAAACAA ACGTCGGTGGTCTATCAACTGCAACGCCGCGTGAGGACGCTACGAGAACAATTGCAGCGCAGAGATCTTCACTTGGATCTTCTTCGTAGAAAATTATCGCTCCAAGAAGAGAGCGTTAAGATGAAATCGTTGCTCCAAAATGAAAGGGACGAAGCGTGCCTCAG GGCGAAGAAGTTGTCGAAGCAAACGGATCGTTTGCAGGCGCAAATTTTGGAGGAGAGATCGAGGAATCGAGAATTAAGCGCACAATTGACGGAGGCCGCTGATTACAAG ATAGCCGCTTTAGAGCGGAGTCGAAAGATCGACGAGCTTCAAAAACGATTGGTGGAGAGCGAAATGCTGAGGACACGATACTCGAGAAAATTGAGCATGTTGAAGGAACAAATGAGAAGCGCAACCGAGACCGTCGAACAAGAGAGATCCATCAGCGATCACTCGTTGCAATTGCTCAGGGACGAGTTGGCGCAGGTTAAGCAAAATCTTTCCGAAGTTACGAAAAGGGAATCCCAA TTGCAAAGCTTTCGAGTATCCGTGACGAAATTATTGTCGGAACCGATCTGCACGCCCGATTACGAGATAATTTCGCGATTGCAGAAAATGGTAGCGGCCCATCGCGA
- the LOC108000833 gene encoding coiled-coil domain-containing protein 170 isoform X3, protein MTHDLTTTLRSEIAALEYKRDRLMSELQEAKNIARSRDQRVVELQLEADQLREQAARQNSIVSSLKKRIQESEERERNLYAAQGRSEIALQGLQRDSRYHEEKVRECEKRIRQLEQEALDERESKERARSSFQEFAGKLAGALTVEYREPVHPSAELVSQKVEELVQEASRLRARNTGVEAQMAALEVELRGCRDALDRAVAEKEQLQRQMSSQSVDLDRLKQDKECLEMRYRVAERELNELRDKLISANRSISTASGNISSQEALIGQLREDLMQREEKCQRVQTDYRHFLESLAVLVSGPNRFIESQENAIKDRVREILAESKDQALTIQSLREKVNTAAESASRQSELIEATVAKTRSLDAERLELEGKVRKMEAQLTDCELAKERSRRDKQTFVTFLDRLGKAMQMDEITEEMGIDLQTESLLVRGEQLARLESDKLVDKHTTPLPRIRRERSFHAILPTVKQTSVVYQLQRRVRTLREQLQRRDLHLDLLRRKLSLQEESVKMKSLLQNERDEACLRAKKLSKQTDRLQAQILEERSRNRELSAQLTEAADYKIAALERSRKIDELQKRLVESEMLRTRYSRKLSMLKEQMRSATETVEQERSISDHSLQLLRDELAQVKQNLSEVTKRESQLQSFRVSVTKLLSEPICTPDYEIISRLQKMVAAHRDFTMISRRYEEPLETSPSRCTSIHAMHPPRSPGCARYEDNGFADPPDLRDIEDEFNKRPVRSSLLP, encoded by the exons ATGACCCACGACTTAACGACCACGTTGAGGAGCGAGATAGCAGCCCTCGAATATAAACGGGACAGGCTGATGTCCGAG CTCCAAGAGGCTAAGAACATCGCGAGATCCCGGGATCAACGAGTTGTGGAACTGCAACTGGAAGCTGATCAACTTCGCGAGCAAGCGGCCAGGCAGAATTCCATCGTTTCGAGTTTAAAGAAACGCATACAG GAATCAGAGGAGCGAGAGAGGAATCTTTACGCCGCCCAAGGGAGGAGCGAGATCGCGTTGCAAGGCTTGCAACGAGACTCGAGGTATCACGAGGAAAAGGTTCGAGAATGCGAGAAGAGGATACGGCAATTGGAGCAGGAGGCACTGGACGAGAGGGAATCGAAGGAGCGGGCCCGTTCCAGTTTTCAG GAGTTCGCCGGAAAATTGGCGGGCGCGTTGACCGTCGAGTACCGGGAGCCCGTCCATCCAAGCGCCGAGTTGGTGAGCCAAAAGGTGGAGGAGTTGGTGCAGGAGGCGAGCCGGCTTCGGGCGAGGAACACGGGCGTTGAGGCGCAGATGGCAGCTCTGGAGGTGGAGTTGAGGGGGTGCAGGGACGCTTTGGACCGGGCAGTGGCCGAGAAGGAACAGCTACAACGCCAGATGTCCTCCCAATCGGTCGATTTGGATCGTTTGAAACAG GACAAGGAGTGCCTCGAGATGCGATACAGGGTCGCTGAGAGGGAATTGAACGAGTTGAGGGATAAGTTGATCAGCGCGAACAGAAGCATAAGCACGGCCAGCGGGAATATATCGAGTCAGGAGGCGTTGATCGGCCAGTTACGAG AAGATTTGATGCagcgagaagaaaaatgtCAGCGGGTGCAAACCGACTATCGACACTTTTTGGAATCGTTGGCGGTGCTGGTCAGCGGGCCGAACAGATTCATCGAGTCGCAGGAAAACGCGATTAAGGACCGCGTTAGGGAGATCCTGGCCGAGAGCAAAGATCAGGCCCTT ACTATTCAAAGTCTTCGCGAGAAGGTGAACACGGCTGCGGAATCAGCGAGCCGACAGAGCGAACTGATCGAGGCGACAGTGGCCAAGACGCGAAGCTTGGATGCAGAGCGGTTGGAATTGGAGGGGAAAGTTCGAAAGATGGAGGCCCAGTTGACCGATTGCGAGCTGGCCAAGGAACGTTCTCGAAGGGACAAGCAAACg TTCGTCACGTTCTTGGACAGGTTAGGAAAAGCGATGCAAATGGACGAGATCACCGAGGAAATGGGCATCGATCTGCAAACGGAATCGCTGTTGGTGCGAGGCGAGCAATTGGCCAGATTGGAGAGCGACAAGCTGGTGGACAAG CACACCACCCCCTTGCCGAGGATTCGGCGCGAGCGATCCTTCCACGCCATTCTTCCCACTGTGAAACAA ACGTCGGTGGTCTATCAACTGCAACGCCGCGTGAGGACGCTACGAGAACAATTGCAGCGCAGAGATCTTCACTTGGATCTTCTTCGTAGAAAATTATCGCTCCAAGAAGAGAGCGTTAAGATGAAATCGTTGCTCCAAAATGAAAGGGACGAAGCGTGCCTCAG GGCGAAGAAGTTGTCGAAGCAAACGGATCGTTTGCAGGCGCAAATTTTGGAGGAGAGATCGAGGAATCGAGAATTAAGCGCACAATTGACGGAGGCCGCTGATTACAAG ATAGCCGCTTTAGAGCGGAGTCGAAAGATCGACGAGCTTCAAAAACGATTGGTGGAGAGCGAAATGCTGAGGACACGATACTCGAGAAAATTGAGCATGTTGAAGGAACAAATGAGAAGCGCAACCGAGACCGTCGAACAAGAGAGATCCATCAGCGATCACTCGTTGCAATTGCTCAGGGACGAGTTGGCGCAGGTTAAGCAAAATCTTTCCGAAGTTACGAAAAGGGAATCCCAA TTGCAAAGCTTTCGAGTATCCGTGACGAAATTATTGTCGGAACCGATCTGCACGCCCGATTACGAGATAATTTCGCGATTGCAGAAAATGGTAGCGGCCCATCGCGA